A single genomic interval of Ovis aries strain OAR_USU_Benz2616 breed Rambouillet chromosome 9, ARS-UI_Ramb_v3.0, whole genome shotgun sequence harbors:
- the LOC114116461 gene encoding cAMP-dependent protein kinase inhibitor alpha-like has protein sequence MTDVETTYADFIASGRTGKRNAIHDILVSSASGNSNELALKLAGLDINKTEGEEDAQRNSTERSGEAQGEAAKSES, from the coding sequence ATGACTGATGTGGAAACTACATATGCAGATTTTATTGCTTCAGGAAGAACaggtaaaagaaatgcaatacaTGATATCCTGGTTTCCTCTGCAAGTGGCAACAGCAATGAATTAGCCTTGAAATTAGCAGGTCTTGATATCAACAAGACAGAAGGGGAAGAAGATGCACAGCGAAATTCAACAGAACGAAGTGGGGAAGCCCAGGGAGAAGCAGCAAAATCTGAAAGTTAA